One segment of Sulfobacillus thermosulfidooxidans DSM 9293 DNA contains the following:
- a CDS encoding helix-turn-helix domain-containing protein, whose translation MALTREIIGQRLAQARHHAGLTQQHVAAYLDLKREQVSYIETGQRPIDIPTLQRLADLYGYELSYFLQEDPMPESEISPTVIAAFRTAHITSKDLETIRWVKRFTMNLDSLNRLLEENGE comes from the coding sequence ATGGCATTAACTCGAGAAATTATTGGGCAACGATTAGCTCAGGCCCGTCATCACGCCGGTCTCACGCAACAGCACGTAGCGGCCTATTTAGATCTCAAACGCGAACAAGTCTCTTATATTGAGACAGGACAACGGCCCATAGATATTCCCACATTGCAACGCTTGGCAGACCTCTATGGGTATGAGTTGAGTTATTTTCTCCAAGAAGACCCTATGCCTGAATCGGAGATCTCTCCGACTGTTATCGCGGCATTTCGCACTGCCCATATCACCTCCAAGGATTTGGAAACCATTCGCTGGGTTAAACGATTCACAATGAATCTGGATTCCTTAAATCGACTGTTGGAAGAGAACGGAGAGTAA
- a CDS encoding ImmA/IrrE family metallo-endopeptidase yields the protein MADIFSESAVMATHARNALGFNAIEPIDIWKVITLSNIACVVRPLESNLSGIYVRAGSARTILLNSAKSLGHQNFTLAHELYHADYDKGLAVQACHVGVNNDGANEHAADEFAAFFLMPPEGIAHYLKLRLAGRRAIALSDVLYLEQLFGVSHQAMLRQLKRLTYIDVRQAKEWEHGVRAAARQWGYDEQLYLPTHAERIYSRYLEQAQWALEKEVISFSRYEELLADIGLWEQVLGDSGGDPHDLVD from the coding sequence ATGGCAGACATTTTCAGCGAAAGTGCCGTCATGGCGACTCACGCTCGCAATGCGTTGGGATTTAATGCGATAGAGCCCATTGATATCTGGAAGGTGATTACACTATCAAACATCGCCTGTGTGGTGCGCCCTTTAGAAAGTAATTTATCCGGGATCTATGTCCGTGCGGGAAGCGCCCGCACAATTCTCTTAAACTCAGCAAAATCTTTGGGACATCAAAACTTTACGTTAGCGCACGAACTGTATCATGCTGACTACGACAAAGGATTAGCCGTTCAGGCTTGCCATGTGGGCGTTAACAATGACGGAGCCAATGAACACGCGGCTGATGAATTTGCCGCGTTCTTCCTCATGCCGCCTGAGGGAATAGCCCATTATCTGAAATTACGCCTCGCTGGTCGTCGTGCTATCGCTCTCTCGGACGTTTTGTATTTAGAGCAACTTTTTGGGGTCAGTCATCAGGCCATGCTGCGCCAACTCAAACGACTCACCTATATTGACGTGCGGCAAGCCAAGGAATGGGAGCATGGGGTTCGCGCAGCAGCCCGCCAATGGGGTTATGACGAACAACTGTACTTACCAACCCATGCCGAAAGAATCTATAGCCGGTACCTTGAACAAGCGCAATGGGCGTTAGAAAAAGAGGTCATCTCCTTTTCCCGTTACGAAGAGCTCCTTGCGGATATAGGTCTCTGGGAACAAGTTCTTGGGGACTCTGGAGGTGACCCACACGACCTGGTCGATTGA